One Candidatus Schekmanbacteria bacterium DNA segment encodes these proteins:
- a CDS encoding flagellin FliC, protein MALRINTNIESINAQRNLTTSTSALNKSLEKLSSGL, encoded by the coding sequence ATGGCATTACGTATTAACACGAACATAGAATCAATCAATGCACAACGCAACCTTACTACATCTACCTCAGCATTAAACAAATCTCTTGAAAAATTGTCATCTGGTTTGAG